Proteins encoded together in one Synechococcus sp. A15-62 window:
- a CDS encoding HAD family hydrolase, translated as MNDRPLLVFDFDGVIVDGMAEYWWSAWHASLRLEAAPEGLTPDRVPDAFRQLRPLVHHGWEMVLLAAELPVLNLQVWLQSYGEAQASALQRRGWQPEQLQTALDASRDQAVRQNRSAWLALHRPFPGLVERLQQLEAEGVDWSVLTTKTQAFTAELLNSLGLHPWRLDGREAGAKPQVLLQLQQQRGLCGFVEDRRATLEAVRSTPGLEQLPCFLVSWGYLRPQDQSGLPPGIALLHPDRFRAPLAQWP; from the coding sequence ATGAATGATCGACCCCTGCTGGTCTTCGATTTCGACGGGGTCATCGTCGATGGCATGGCGGAGTACTGGTGGAGTGCTTGGCATGCCTCCCTTCGTCTTGAGGCTGCCCCCGAGGGCTTGACGCCCGATCGGGTGCCAGACGCCTTCCGTCAGCTGCGGCCGTTGGTGCATCACGGTTGGGAGATGGTGCTGCTGGCCGCTGAGCTGCCAGTGCTGAACCTTCAGGTTTGGCTGCAGTCTTATGGGGAGGCGCAGGCCTCGGCACTGCAACGGCGTGGATGGCAGCCGGAGCAGCTGCAGACAGCACTCGATGCCTCCAGAGATCAAGCCGTTCGGCAGAACCGTTCCGCCTGGTTGGCCCTTCACCGACCTTTCCCCGGCCTGGTGGAGCGGCTGCAGCAGTTGGAGGCTGAGGGGGTGGACTGGTCTGTTCTGACCACCAAAACCCAGGCCTTCACCGCTGAGCTGCTGAACAGCCTTGGCCTGCATCCTTGGCGTCTCGATGGTCGTGAGGCTGGCGCCAAGCCTCAGGTTCTGCTCCAGCTTCAGCAGCAGCGAGGCCTGTGTGGCTTCGTGGAAGACCGCCGGGCGACGCTGGAGGCGGTGCGCTCAACACCAGGTTTGGAACAACTGCCCTGTTTTCTGGTGAGTTGGGGCTATCTTCGCCCGCAGGATCAGAGCGGTCTTCCGCCCGGAATTGCGTTGCTCCATCCGGATCGCTTTCGGGCCCCCCTGGCGCAATGGCCCTGA
- a CDS encoding DUF1815 family protein, whose translation MFPRLAEHYRSVVEDLVMSLQALASSLQSAGFTATCYSCGDGRDGHGASFVADIGDGHMVRFLVSDFGISWVESRNGRELVKLEGAEAIQELQRMADLAQEGQVRAMQPLAQAA comes from the coding sequence ATGTTTCCGCGCCTCGCCGAGCACTACCGATCCGTCGTCGAAGACCTGGTGATGAGCCTGCAGGCCCTCGCCAGCAGTCTTCAAAGCGCAGGCTTCACAGCCACCTGTTACTCCTGTGGCGACGGCCGTGATGGCCATGGAGCTTCGTTTGTGGCTGACATCGGCGATGGCCACATGGTGCGATTTCTTGTCTCCGACTTCGGCATCAGCTGGGTGGAATCCCGCAACGGCCGAGAACTGGTGAAGCTGGAGGGAGCCGAAGCCATCCAGGAATTGCAACGGATGGCCGATTTAGCCCAGGAGGGCCAGGTTCGCGCCATGCAGCCCCTGGCCCAGGCCGCCTGA
- a CDS encoding DUF2839 domain-containing protein codes for MGEARRRAAQGLPPRQPKASTKTVDTSPRVVSWLPLTRNQTQQFMAVTTRGAWIGIGGMVVLWITVRFIGPAAGWWTLADTP; via the coding sequence ATGGGAGAAGCACGCCGCCGGGCTGCCCAGGGCTTACCCCCTCGCCAGCCCAAGGCCAGCACCAAAACTGTGGACACCTCCCCACGTGTCGTGTCCTGGCTTCCGCTGACCCGCAACCAGACGCAGCAGTTCATGGCGGTGACCACCCGCGGTGCCTGGATCGGGATCGGAGGAATGGTGGTGCTCTGGATCACGGTGCGCTTCATCGGCCCAGCGGCCGGCTGGTGGACGCTTGCAGATACCCCCTGA
- the recA gene encoding recombinase RecA: MPADMKSGASDPRPSGERDKALNLVLGQIERNFGKGSIMRLGDASRMRVETISTGALTLDLALGGGYPKGRVVEIYGPESSGKTTLTLHAIAEVQKRGGVAAFVDAEHALDPVYAASLGVDVENLLVSQPDTGEMALEIVDQLVRSAAVDLVVVDSVAALTPRAEIEGEMGDLAVGAQARLMSQAMRKITGNIGKSGCTVIFLNQLRLKIGVTYGNPETTTGGNALKFYASVRLDIRRIQTLKKGTEEFGIRAKVKVAKNKVAPPFRIAEFDILFGRGISTLGCLLDLAEETGVVVRKGAWYSYEGDNIGQGRDNTISWMEENPEATATIETLVRQKLTEGSEVKANSMRPLAAAVKTAAADKSAPAKTSEAAA, translated from the coding sequence ATGCCTGCAGATATGAAATCCGGCGCTTCCGATCCCCGTCCCTCCGGCGAGAGGGACAAGGCGCTGAATCTGGTTTTGGGTCAGATCGAACGCAACTTTGGCAAGGGATCGATCATGCGGCTGGGCGATGCCTCCCGCATGCGGGTGGAGACAATTTCCACCGGTGCGCTGACCCTTGACCTCGCGTTGGGTGGTGGTTATCCGAAGGGTCGCGTGGTGGAGATCTACGGCCCAGAAAGTTCCGGTAAAACCACGCTCACCCTGCACGCGATTGCTGAAGTGCAGAAGCGCGGTGGTGTGGCGGCCTTTGTGGATGCGGAGCATGCCCTGGATCCCGTGTATGCCGCTTCTCTGGGCGTTGATGTCGAGAACCTGCTGGTCTCCCAGCCCGACACCGGTGAGATGGCGCTGGAGATTGTTGATCAACTGGTGCGATCCGCGGCGGTTGACCTCGTCGTTGTCGACTCGGTGGCGGCTCTCACCCCTCGTGCTGAGATCGAAGGTGAGATGGGAGACCTGGCGGTTGGTGCTCAAGCGCGTCTGATGAGTCAGGCGATGCGGAAGATCACCGGCAACATCGGCAAGTCGGGTTGCACCGTCATCTTCCTCAACCAGCTGCGTCTCAAGATTGGTGTGACCTACGGCAATCCAGAGACCACCACTGGCGGCAACGCGCTCAAGTTCTATGCCTCAGTTCGCCTCGACATCCGTCGGATTCAGACCCTCAAGAAGGGAACCGAGGAATTTGGTATTCGGGCCAAGGTGAAAGTGGCGAAGAACAAGGTGGCGCCGCCCTTCCGCATCGCTGAATTCGACATTCTCTTCGGCCGCGGTATCAGCACCCTGGGCTGTCTGCTTGATCTGGCTGAAGAAACGGGCGTTGTTGTCCGCAAGGGCGCCTGGTACAGCTACGAGGGAGACAACATCGGTCAGGGTCGTGATAACACCATCTCCTGGATGGAGGAGAACCCGGAGGCAACGGCCACCATCGAAACGTTGGTGCGTCAGAAGTTGACGGAGGGTTCTGAGGTGAAGGCGAATTCGATGCGCCCCCTTGCCGCTGCTGTGAAGACGGCTGCTGCTGATAAGTCGGCCCCGGCCAAGACCTCAGAGGCGGCGGCCTGA
- a CDS encoding AAA family ATPase produces MGTQRVTDDLDRLLELLPKAVREQLQPVEARQQLLEVVLDLGRVPEARYPGRALALGSTPLSREDLAAVVARLGQFGGDNRAGIERTLHRISAIRNRQGDVVGLTCRVGRAVFGTVAMVRDLLDGGQSLLLMGRPGVGKTTALREIARVLADELERRVVVIDTSNEIAGDGDIPHPAIGRARRMQVARPELQHQTMIEAVENHMPEVIVIDEIGTELEAQAARTIAERGVVLVATAHGNALANLIKNPTLSDLVGGIQAVTLGDEEARRRRSQKTVLERAAEPTFPVAVEMHSRQRWAVHTDVAATVDQLLRGLKPRVQERELTPEGGVQLVDPPQSLGLLRPPSQRSFADQPVSAPVPMPAASDREVSAAEKPASPETSAEPLQVLCCGVPPRVVEEAIRSHGWKARVVEDLSEADVVLSVRLGLSRQPSLRRQVRDLGIPILVIKSDTLPQVTRAMARLLRRQATETAAEVTPPDRVSQDDELAALEECRLAVEQVVMPQGRPVELLPRSERVLRMQADLVRRYRLRSDVFGEAEMSRLRVFPR; encoded by the coding sequence ATGGGCACGCAACGGGTCACCGACGATCTGGATCGCCTCCTCGAGCTCCTGCCGAAGGCTGTGCGGGAGCAGTTGCAGCCGGTGGAGGCTCGGCAGCAGTTGCTTGAGGTGGTGCTCGATCTCGGTCGGGTTCCGGAAGCGCGTTATCCAGGCCGTGCCCTGGCGCTGGGTTCCACGCCCTTGTCCCGCGAGGATCTCGCGGCCGTGGTGGCCAGGCTTGGGCAGTTCGGTGGCGATAACCGTGCGGGAATTGAACGAACGCTTCACCGGATCAGCGCGATACGCAATCGTCAGGGCGACGTGGTCGGTCTGACCTGCCGGGTAGGCCGAGCCGTGTTCGGCACCGTTGCCATGGTGCGGGACCTTCTGGATGGAGGGCAGTCCCTGCTGTTGATGGGGCGCCCGGGTGTGGGCAAGACAACAGCGTTGCGCGAGATCGCTCGAGTGCTTGCCGATGAGCTGGAGCGGCGCGTTGTTGTGATCGACACGAGCAATGAGATCGCCGGTGATGGCGACATTCCGCACCCCGCGATCGGTCGGGCCCGTCGCATGCAGGTGGCCAGGCCTGAGCTGCAGCACCAAACCATGATCGAGGCGGTGGAAAACCACATGCCCGAAGTCATCGTGATCGATGAGATCGGCACGGAGCTGGAGGCGCAGGCTGCACGCACCATCGCTGAACGTGGCGTGGTGCTGGTCGCCACAGCTCACGGCAATGCTTTGGCCAACCTGATCAAGAACCCAACCCTCAGCGATCTGGTGGGGGGAATACAGGCGGTCACCCTCGGGGATGAGGAGGCCCGGAGGCGTCGTAGTCAGAAAACGGTGTTGGAGCGCGCCGCCGAACCGACGTTTCCGGTGGCGGTTGAAATGCACAGCCGGCAGCGCTGGGCCGTCCACACCGATGTTGCCGCCACCGTGGATCAATTGCTCCGGGGCCTGAAGCCCAGGGTTCAGGAGCGCGAGCTGACGCCTGAAGGGGGCGTTCAGTTGGTGGACCCGCCGCAATCTTTGGGTCTGCTGCGCCCTCCGTCCCAACGGTCGTTCGCGGATCAGCCGGTCTCCGCTCCCGTGCCCATGCCTGCGGCCAGTGACCGAGAGGTCAGTGCAGCAGAGAAACCAGCTTCGCCGGAGACCAGCGCCGAGCCTCTGCAGGTTCTCTGTTGCGGGGTTCCTCCCCGTGTGGTGGAGGAGGCCATCCGGTCCCACGGCTGGAAGGCTCGGGTTGTGGAGGACTTGAGTGAGGCCGATGTGGTATTGAGCGTTCGGCTGGGCCTCAGTCGTCAACCATCACTGCGCCGTCAGGTCAGGGATCTGGGGATCCCGATCCTGGTGATCAAGTCCGACACTCTGCCCCAGGTGACCCGTGCCATGGCCCGTCTTCTGCGCCGTCAGGCCACCGAAACAGCCGCAGAGGTCACTCCGCCGGATCGGGTGTCCCAGGACGATGAATTGGCTGCTCTCGAAGAATGCCGTCTTGCGGTGGAACAGGTGGTGATGCCGCAAGGCCGGCCTGTGGAGTTGCTGCCTCGCAGCGAGCGTGTTCTCCGGATGCAGGCCGATCTCGTGCGCCGTTACCGACTGCGCAGCGATGTTTTCGGTGAGGCTGAAATGTCACGGCTGAGGGTTTTCCCCCGCTGA
- a CDS encoding fructosamine kinase family protein: protein MNSELRRDLTAEDGPLAGAVITDISPVGGGCIHQAWKLCLGDGQLLFAKSGGASALPLFEVEAEGLEALHAQADASFLVVPQPIALAALPHGAVLLLPWLDCGGNDQTALGRGLALLHQSSMASSPARFGWHRDGFIGAGPQLGGWRDDWGSAFVELRLRPQLEALDGLQQDSTDLNPLLLRLAEHLNEHQPHPALVHGDLWGGNAASLSDGRGSIFDPASWWADREVDLAMTRLFGGFSEAFRSGYRDVLPDAPGADGRVEIYNLYHLLNHANLFGGSYLSQCRASLRELARRF, encoded by the coding sequence ATGAACAGCGAACTGCGCCGGGATCTCACCGCGGAGGACGGGCCGTTGGCGGGGGCTGTGATCACGGATATCTCCCCCGTGGGTGGTGGCTGCATTCATCAGGCCTGGAAGCTTTGCCTCGGTGATGGCCAGCTGTTGTTTGCCAAAAGCGGTGGCGCCAGCGCGCTGCCCCTGTTTGAGGTGGAGGCGGAGGGCCTTGAGGCCCTGCATGCCCAAGCCGATGCCTCGTTCCTGGTTGTGCCGCAGCCCATCGCCCTGGCGGCACTGCCCCATGGTGCGGTGCTGTTGTTGCCCTGGTTGGATTGCGGTGGCAACGACCAAACAGCCCTCGGCCGGGGTTTGGCACTGCTGCATCAGTCGTCGATGGCCTCCAGCCCAGCTCGTTTCGGCTGGCACCGTGACGGCTTCATTGGCGCTGGACCTCAATTGGGGGGGTGGCGCGATGACTGGGGATCGGCCTTCGTGGAGCTCAGGCTGCGCCCGCAACTGGAAGCCCTTGATGGTTTGCAGCAGGATTCAACGGACCTCAATCCGTTGTTGCTTCGCCTCGCCGAGCATCTGAACGAGCATCAACCACACCCTGCCTTGGTGCACGGTGATCTCTGGGGAGGGAATGCCGCCAGCCTGAGCGATGGACGAGGGAGCATTTTTGATCCCGCCAGCTGGTGGGCTGATCGGGAAGTTGATCTGGCCATGACCAGGCTCTTTGGCGGCTTTAGCGAAGCCTTCAGGTCTGGCTATCGGGACGTGCTGCCCGATGCTCCTGGCGCTGACGGTCGGGTGGAGATCTACAACCTCTACCACCTGCTCAACCACGCCAATTTGTTTGGGGGGAGTTATTTGAGCCAATGCCGAGCCAGTCTCAGAGAACTGGCTCGGCGGTTTTGA
- a CDS encoding helicase gives MLEAQAHHQIKTLLRQEESDWPHHLTLSRLVARSLRRRDTTLVQLPPSSSERWWLGLLVPLCLAPEAGALVLTAPQRRRLLQLELPRLRNQGLRLPCWQGSTPPEGPQLWLMDVGELIQAHRDGHLGIRQLLIPEMDQLSRRMRNALTFEIEHQHWDELRQASPQAGIGLLELHDRMSRQLFADATRPGGAVRLEGSAGQALRDLLQLMPASPEPWNTLSSINPAEWSQWAELDHRLLQWRWKLAPLEPLQLLRGVLLDHPCLMFSSNGDNARLDLEFEQAGVVPDVRATLRERELNEPLPLYAPRRQPLPNTRIYAQHLLEESRRLILGQAGLTLVLINDDQLRRQLTSSLAAEFGRRVVHESTAPESNGVVTCNWDWWLEHQEQLPAPAQLIVAMLPIASLDNPLTSARVERLKQQGEDWFRTLLLPEALSLIPTAIAPLRRSGGRLAILDGRLRGRSWGDQVLHRLEPWIPLQRLLPD, from the coding sequence ATGTTGGAAGCCCAGGCCCACCACCAGATCAAAACCCTGCTCCGTCAGGAGGAATCTGACTGGCCCCACCACCTGACCCTGAGCCGGCTGGTGGCACGAAGCCTGAGGCGTCGCGACACAACACTCGTCCAGCTCCCCCCCAGCAGCAGCGAACGCTGGTGGCTCGGTCTGCTGGTGCCGCTGTGCCTGGCTCCCGAAGCGGGGGCGCTGGTGCTGACGGCCCCCCAGCGCAGGCGCCTACTCCAGTTGGAGTTGCCCCGTCTACGCAACCAGGGGCTTCGGCTTCCCTGCTGGCAGGGATCGACCCCTCCCGAGGGGCCACAGCTCTGGCTGATGGATGTCGGCGAGCTGATTCAGGCCCATCGCGACGGGCACTTGGGCATACGCCAACTGCTGATCCCGGAGATGGATCAGTTGAGTCGGCGAATGCGCAACGCTCTCACCTTTGAGATCGAGCATCAGCACTGGGATGAGCTCCGCCAGGCCAGCCCCCAGGCGGGGATTGGATTGCTGGAGCTGCATGACCGCATGAGCCGCCAGCTGTTCGCTGATGCCACAAGGCCCGGTGGCGCGGTGCGACTCGAAGGCTCAGCCGGGCAAGCCCTGCGTGACCTGCTCCAGCTGATGCCAGCCAGCCCGGAGCCGTGGAACACCCTCAGCAGCATCAACCCAGCGGAGTGGAGTCAATGGGCTGAACTGGATCACCGACTGCTGCAGTGGCGCTGGAAGCTAGCCCCCCTCGAACCACTCCAACTGCTGCGGGGGGTGCTGCTGGATCACCCCTGCCTGATGTTCAGCAGCAATGGAGACAACGCCAGGCTTGATCTGGAATTTGAACAGGCCGGCGTTGTCCCCGACGTGCGAGCAACACTGCGGGAACGGGAGCTGAATGAACCCCTCCCCCTCTATGCCCCGCGTCGCCAACCGCTGCCGAACACCCGGATTTACGCCCAACATCTCCTGGAGGAGAGCAGAAGGCTCATCCTTGGCCAAGCGGGGCTCACCCTTGTTCTGATCAATGACGACCAGCTGCGTCGGCAACTGACCAGCTCCCTGGCTGCGGAATTCGGACGCCGTGTGGTGCATGAGTCGACAGCACCCGAAAGCAACGGCGTGGTGACCTGCAACTGGGACTGGTGGCTGGAGCATCAGGAGCAACTGCCGGCCCCGGCACAGCTAATTGTCGCCATGCTCCCCATCGCCAGCCTGGACAACCCGCTCACTTCAGCTCGGGTGGAGCGGTTGAAACAGCAGGGAGAGGACTGGTTCCGCACCCTGCTGCTGCCGGAAGCCCTGAGCCTGATTCCTACCGCCATTGCGCCGCTGCGCCGCAGTGGTGGTCGCCTGGCCATCCTCGATGGCCGCCTCCGAGGGCGCAGCTGGGGTGATCAGGTGCTGCACCGACTGGAACCTTGGATTCCATTGCAGCGACTGCTTCCGGATTGA
- a CDS encoding NAD(P)H-quinone oxidoreductase subunit N translates to MPLLLTGQAFRRDLEANGCLAVQAPLEGGAETRLLRRLRGAGYSTRMTSARGLGDPEVFLTQKHGIRPPHLGHQSVGRGAAVGEVQEVAPQLGDLFEGDAPVALWLLEGQVLSRSELLSLCDLCKREPRLRIIVEMGGARSLKWEPMTTYLKA, encoded by the coding sequence ATGCCTCTGCTTCTCACCGGTCAGGCATTTCGCCGTGATCTCGAAGCCAATGGCTGCCTGGCGGTTCAGGCTCCTCTCGAAGGCGGTGCAGAAACCCGTCTATTAAGACGTCTGCGCGGTGCCGGTTACAGCACCCGCATGACGTCAGCCCGTGGCCTTGGTGATCCGGAGGTGTTCCTCACCCAGAAGCACGGCATTCGTCCGCCCCATCTCGGCCACCAAAGCGTTGGACGTGGTGCTGCTGTTGGAGAAGTGCAGGAGGTGGCTCCCCAGCTCGGCGACCTGTTTGAAGGTGATGCTCCCGTGGCCCTTTGGCTGCTGGAAGGCCAGGTGCTCTCGCGCTCCGAACTTCTTTCGCTCTGCGATTTATGCAAGCGCGAACCGCGTTTACGCATCATCGTGGAGATGGGTGGTGCTCGCAGCCTGAAGTGGGAACCGATGACCACATATCTGAAGGCCTGA
- a CDS encoding prephenate/arogenate dehydrogenase, which produces MAVQPGRVGIVGLGLIGGSLGLDLQARGWTVQGLVHRQATADRAMARGLVGAVSTDPSCLSDCDVVILALPIPLLLYPPDELIAALPEAAVVTDVGSVKQPVLEAWRQRHPRFVASHPMAGTAQAGVEAGVVDLFRGRPWIATPDAATDPAALAQVRDLALSVGGHWLTSTASQHDQAVALISHMPVLVSAALLRAVGDERDPEIRQLAMVLASSGFADTSRVGGGNPELGVAMASTNRDAVLRGLAAYRWSLEQLEDAVLQQNWPQLELELRRTQTLRPDFLRAPGEVSSES; this is translated from the coding sequence ATGGCGGTGCAACCGGGACGTGTGGGGATCGTCGGCCTTGGCTTGATTGGGGGATCCCTTGGTCTGGATCTTCAGGCGCGGGGCTGGACGGTGCAGGGCCTCGTGCATCGCCAGGCCACGGCGGATCGCGCCATGGCAAGAGGGCTGGTGGGTGCGGTGTCGACCGATCCCAGCTGCCTCTCGGATTGCGACGTGGTGATCCTGGCGTTGCCCATTCCCTTGCTGCTGTATCCACCGGATGAGCTCATTGCTGCCCTGCCTGAGGCAGCGGTGGTTACCGATGTCGGTTCGGTCAAACAGCCTGTGTTGGAGGCTTGGCGCCAGCGGCATCCACGCTTTGTGGCCAGTCACCCCATGGCAGGCACAGCTCAGGCGGGCGTTGAGGCCGGGGTGGTGGATCTGTTCCGTGGTCGCCCTTGGATCGCGACTCCCGATGCGGCGACAGACCCCGCTGCCCTGGCCCAGGTTCGAGATCTGGCCCTCAGTGTGGGTGGCCACTGGCTGACGTCCACCGCGTCTCAGCACGACCAGGCTGTGGCGCTGATTTCCCACATGCCGGTGCTGGTGAGTGCTGCACTGCTGCGGGCCGTGGGTGATGAACGGGATCCGGAGATCCGGCAGCTGGCCATGGTGCTGGCGTCCAGCGGCTTTGCCGACACCAGTCGTGTGGGCGGAGGGAATCCCGAGCTAGGGGTGGCGATGGCCTCCACCAACAGGGATGCGGTGTTGCGCGGCTTGGCGGCCTACCGCTGGAGCCTGGAGCAGCTCGAAGATGCTGTGCTTCAGCAAAACTGGCCCCAGCTGGAGTTGGAACTGCGCCGAACCCAGACCCTTCGCCCGGATTTTTTGAGGGCACCGGGGGAGGTCAGCTCCGAAAGCTGA
- a CDS encoding LdpA C-terminal domain-containing domain, whose protein sequence is MGTDDHISEGLTPDDALGQGRWVKLICGASNQDLPAIADLAAVFAAAGVHCVDVAADPAVALAARRGLDWAEAQTGRRPWLMVSLSDGTDAHFRKAWFDPGRCPADCPRPCERICPAAAIPPGDGIDQQRCYGCGRCLPACPHGLIEERDHRLAPEQVISLLQSIQPDALEIHTASGHDGGFSTLIQSLQQHKVPLRRLAVSSGLEGHGVKADQLAGLLWRRYSRLRQAGYRPLWQLDGRPMSGDVGAGTARAAVQLWRAMRGLAPPGPLQLAGGTNAATLEFLRPTERPAGIAFGGVARRLLMPVLDEAQTRGLALWQWPEGWERALSLAHPLVAPWLQRSC, encoded by the coding sequence GTGGGAACCGATGACCACATATCTGAAGGCCTGACGCCTGACGACGCCCTTGGTCAGGGCCGCTGGGTCAAGCTCATTTGTGGCGCAAGCAACCAGGATTTGCCTGCTATCGCCGATCTGGCTGCTGTTTTTGCGGCGGCAGGTGTGCATTGCGTTGATGTGGCTGCCGATCCAGCGGTCGCTCTTGCAGCCCGTCGCGGCCTGGACTGGGCTGAGGCGCAAACGGGGCGTCGCCCCTGGCTGATGGTGAGCCTCAGCGATGGCACCGATGCTCACTTCCGCAAGGCCTGGTTCGATCCTGGCCGCTGCCCTGCGGACTGCCCGCGGCCCTGCGAAAGGATCTGTCCGGCAGCTGCGATTCCGCCCGGTGATGGCATCGACCAGCAGCGTTGCTATGGCTGCGGACGCTGCCTGCCGGCGTGCCCCCATGGCTTGATCGAGGAGCGCGACCACCGCTTGGCACCCGAGCAAGTGATCTCCCTGCTGCAATCGATTCAGCCCGATGCTCTGGAGATTCACACCGCATCTGGGCATGACGGGGGCTTCTCGACGCTGATCCAAAGCCTTCAACAGCACAAGGTTCCCCTGCGGCGTTTGGCCGTGAGCTCCGGCTTGGAGGGCCACGGCGTGAAGGCTGATCAGTTGGCTGGTTTGCTCTGGCGTCGTTACTCCCGCCTTCGGCAAGCCGGTTACAGACCCCTCTGGCAGTTGGATGGACGTCCGATGAGCGGCGATGTGGGTGCTGGCACCGCGCGGGCTGCAGTACAGCTCTGGCGTGCCATGCGGGGTCTGGCCCCGCCGGGCCCGTTGCAGCTGGCCGGGGGCACCAATGCCGCAACGCTGGAGTTCTTGCGTCCGACGGAGCGGCCGGCTGGCATCGCCTTTGGTGGTGTCGCCCGTCGCTTGCTGATGCCTGTGCTGGATGAGGCGCAAACCCGTGGGCTCGCCCTGTGGCAATGGCCCGAGGGTTGGGAGCGTGCCCTCTCCCTCGCGCATCCATTGGTGGCGCCATGGCTGCAGCGCTCTTGCTAG
- the crtD gene encoding C-3',4' desaturase CrtD → MSDSSVIVVGGGIAGLTAAALLAHDGVDVTLLEAHQQPGGCAGTFRRGPWVFDVGATQVAGLEPGGSHARLLKHLNMPLPSAELLDPGCVVDLGDGSPPISLWHDPEAWAAERERQFPGSHRFWSLCHQLHSSNWQFASEDPVVTPRSLWDLGTLLRALRPATLASGLFTGLTIADLLQLCGCGDDQRLRRFLDLQLKLYSQEPADRTAALYGATVLHMAQAPLGLWHLEGSMQVLSNQLVAAIERDGGTVLMKHRVTKLQASSSGWQVTISTGKGAEHQRSSRDVVCSLPPQCLLELIEPDQLPKGYRKRLDNLHEPSGALVLYGAVRRDALPHPCPGHLQRGCASPGPLFVSISREGDGRAPQRQATLIASVFTPTGDWCRLPEPEYQQRKTEMLKLIQAELNRWLSLEDDAWLHAELATPRGFAGWTGRPNGMVGGLGQHPSRFGPFGLAGRTPMPGLWLCGDSLHPGEGTAGVSLSALNACRQLRAERGQPLSFRS, encoded by the coding sequence GTGAGCGATTCCAGCGTGATCGTGGTGGGCGGCGGGATCGCTGGCTTAACAGCAGCGGCACTGCTGGCCCACGACGGCGTCGACGTCACGCTGCTGGAAGCGCATCAACAACCGGGGGGATGTGCCGGAACGTTCCGGCGGGGTCCATGGGTGTTCGATGTTGGGGCGACCCAGGTGGCTGGGTTGGAGCCCGGAGGAAGTCATGCGCGACTGCTGAAGCATCTGAACATGCCTCTGCCCAGCGCAGAGCTTCTGGACCCAGGTTGTGTGGTCGACCTCGGCGATGGCTCCCCTCCCATTTCGCTCTGGCATGACCCGGAAGCCTGGGCCGCTGAACGTGAGCGTCAATTTCCAGGCAGCCACCGCTTCTGGAGCCTTTGCCACCAGTTGCATTCCAGCAACTGGCAGTTCGCCAGCGAAGATCCCGTTGTGACACCGCGTTCCCTTTGGGATCTCGGCACATTGCTGCGGGCCCTGCGGCCCGCAACGCTGGCATCGGGACTGTTCACAGGTCTGACCATTGCCGATCTGCTGCAGCTGTGTGGGTGCGGTGACGATCAACGGCTGCGGCGCTTTCTCGACCTCCAGCTGAAGCTGTACTCCCAGGAACCGGCCGATCGCACGGCGGCGCTGTACGGCGCAACCGTCCTGCACATGGCCCAAGCACCGCTTGGGCTCTGGCATCTGGAGGGATCGATGCAGGTGTTGAGCAATCAGCTGGTGGCCGCCATTGAGCGCGACGGCGGGACGGTGCTGATGAAGCATCGGGTCACCAAACTGCAGGCCAGCTCATCCGGTTGGCAGGTGACGATCAGCACCGGCAAGGGCGCGGAACACCAACGCAGCAGCCGGGATGTGGTCTGCAGCCTCCCCCCTCAGTGCCTGCTGGAGCTGATCGAGCCGGATCAGCTGCCCAAGGGGTACCGCAAGCGACTGGACAACCTGCATGAACCGAGTGGTGCGCTGGTGCTCTACGGAGCGGTGCGGCGTGATGCACTCCCACATCCCTGCCCAGGCCATCTCCAGCGGGGCTGCGCATCTCCGGGGCCTCTGTTCGTCTCCATCAGTCGTGAGGGCGATGGGCGTGCGCCCCAGAGGCAGGCCACCTTGATTGCCAGCGTGTTTACCCCAACGGGCGACTGGTGCCGCTTGCCGGAGCCTGAGTACCAACAGCGCAAAACAGAGATGCTGAAGCTGATCCAAGCCGAGCTGAACCGCTGGCTGTCGCTCGAAGACGACGCCTGGTTGCACGCTGAACTGGCAACACCAAGGGGCTTCGCCGGCTGGACGGGCCGTCCCAACGGCATGGTCGGAGGCCTTGGACAGCATCCAAGCCGGTTCGGCCCCTTCGGCCTGGCAGGACGAACGCCCATGCCGGGTCTTTGGCTCTGCGGCGACAGCCTCCATCCGGGCGAGGGCACAGCGGGGGTGAGCCTGTCGGCCCTCAACGCCTGCCGTCAGCTCAGGGCCGAGCGGGGACAACCGCTCAGCTTTCGGAGCTGA